A segment of the Sulfoacidibacillus ferrooxidans genome:
GCCTGACCGTTTTGCAGTCTCAACGATTTTTTCAGCTGATTGATCTAGCAGTCGGTAGTCATACGCTTTAAGTCGAATCCGAATTTTTTGCTTTGCCACATGTTTCCCTCCTTCATCGCCCAATTATTCCGGCTCATGACCGGCTGGACATACTCCGCAAAAATCTCCCCATTGGTACCCATATGGCATTGGTACATGAGCAACCTTTTGCATCATCGCAGTCAGAAACCAACAGTATGAAATTATACACAAGAAATCCGCAAAACACAAGTATCAACCAAAATGATCTCCATCATCTTCAAGGTGATTGTGGAAGATAGTGTTCTTGAGTGGGACCAATAAATTTAAAGTGACTGAGTGGCCAGAAAACAAAATCCACTCTACCAATGACAGATGAGATCGGAATAGGCCCAATCACACGTGAATCTTCACTAATGTTGCGATTGTCACCCATGACAAATAAATCGCCTGGAGGTACAGTAATAGGACCAAAATTTTTATAAGGATTCATCGGTCCATTAATAAATGGTTCTTTTATAATCTTTCCATCAATGTACAACTGCCCATCATAAATCTTTAGTGTTTCGCCAGGTATTCCAATCACCCGTTTAACCCAGTCATCTCCAAAAGGAGAACGAAAAACGATAATGTCTCCAGGTTTAGGGGGTCCAAAATAATATGGAATCTTATCTACAAGCAATCGCTCGTTGTTATGCAATGTAGGATACATGGATAACCCATCAACTTGAAATTGTGCAAACAAGAAATGATGAATTAGAAACGCAATGACTACAGCAACAAGAATCGCCTTAATCCAATCCCATAAATTACTCCACCCAGATTTCTGGTTCTTATCGTCAGGTCTAGATGCTCCACCCGTAACGCCTGATGGTTCGCTCATCGTGTGCCTCCTTCAAAAGAAAGTTCAATGGTGTTTACGCACAATCAGGACACCCGTTCTATTATACATGCTTTACGCGCAATAAACCAAGCACTCACTCTGGAGTAGGTTGCATATAAAAGCTTCAATGCCAATAAAAAGAAAAAAGCTAGGCGCACGATACGCCTAGCTTTAATTCTTCAACATTTACTTCGTAATACCTACAACAACACCTGCGCCAACTGTACGTCCACCTTCACGGATAGCAAACCGCGTACCATCTTCGATAGCAATCGGTGCGATCAGTTCCACTTTAAGAGTAACGTTATCGCCAGGCATAACCATTTCCACGCCTTCTGGAAGTGTAATAATGCCAGTTACATCAGTGGTACGAAAATAAAACTGTGGACGATAATTATTGAAGAAAGGTGTATGACGACCGCCCTCTTCTTTTTTCAACACATATACTGATGCGTCAAAAGAGGTATGCGGTTTAATCGAACCAGGCTTACAAATAACTTGACCACGCTCAATATCTTTCCGATCAACACCGCGCAATAATGCACCAATATTGTCGCCTGCTTGTGCAAAGTCAAGTAACTTACGGAACATTTCAATACCAGTTGCAATCGTTTTACGTGGTGCTTCTGACAAACCGACGATCTCTACTTCGTCGCCTACTTTTAATTGTCCACGTTCCACACGACCTGTCGCAACAGTGCCACGACCTGTAATCGTAAAGACGTCTTCAACAGGCATCAAGAAAGGCTTATCTGTATCGCGAACTGGCGTAGGAATAAAGCTATCTACAGCTTCCATTAACTCAGTAATTTTTCCAGCCCAATCACCTTTAGGATCTTCTAAAGCTTTTAAAGCAGATCCGCGAATAATAGGCGTGTCATCACCAGGGAATTCATATTCAGTTAGAAGATCGCGAATTTCTAACTCAACGAGCTCTAGCAACTCTTCGTCATCAACCATATCGCATTTGTTCATAAATACGACAATATGCGGTACACCTACTTGACGTGCAAGCAAAATGTGCTCACGTGTTTGTGGCATTGGACCATCTGATGCAGATACAACAAGGATAGCTCCGTCCATCTGTGCAGCACCTGTAATCATGTTTTTAACATAGTCAGCATGACCAGGGCAGTCAACGTGAGCATAATGGCGATTTTCTGTCTCATACTCAACATGAGCTGTATTGATTGTAATACCGCGCTCACGCTCTTCTGGAGCCTTGTCAATCGAAGCATACGACATGGCTTGCGCTTGACCATTTAGCGATAGAACTGTGGTGATAGCAGCTGTTAAAGTCGTCTTGCCGTGGTCAACGTGACCAATGGTACCAATGTTTACGTGCGGTTTGTTGCGTTCAAATTTTGCCTTTCCCAATGAAATCAACTCCTTATCGTTTTACTGTCCTTTATTTTTTGCAATAATTTCTGCTGCAACAGAACGCGGTACTTCTTCGTATGACGAGAATTCCATCGTATACGTTCCCCGTCCTTGCGTACGCGAACGGAGGCTAGTTGCATAACCAAACATCTCCGCTAACGGCACAAAACCTCTGATGACTTGAGCTCCAGCACGTGACTCCATTCCCTCAATACGCCCTCGGCGCGAGTTAATGTCACCCATAATGTCACCCATGTACTCCTCAGGCACCACAACTTCAACCTTCATAATAGGCTCTAGCAATGTCGGATTCGCTTTATTGGCACCATTTTTAAGAGCCATAGAACCGGCGATGTGGAAAGCCATTTCTGAAGAGTCAACTTCATGGTAAGAACCATCAACAATTGTCGCTTTGATATCAATCATCGGATAGCCAGCAACGACACCATTTAGCATCGCTTCTTTAATACCCGCATCGACAGGTGCCACATATTCACGCGGAACCACACCACCGACAATTTTGTTCTCAAACACGTATCCAGCTCCGCGTTCAAGTGGTTCAAATTCTACCCATACATGCCCATACTGACCACGACCACCAGATTGGCGAACGAACTTACCTTCAGCCTTGACTTTATTGCGAATTGTCTCTTTATAGGCAACTTCTGGTTTCCCAACGTTTGCCTCCACCTTAAATTCGCGTACCATCCGATCA
Coding sequences within it:
- the tuf gene encoding elongation factor Tu; its protein translation is MGKAKFERNKPHVNIGTIGHVDHGKTTLTAAITTVLSLNGQAQAMSYASIDKAPEERERGITINTAHVEYETENRHYAHVDCPGHADYVKNMITGAAQMDGAILVVSASDGPMPQTREHILLARQVGVPHIVVFMNKCDMVDDEELLELVELEIRDLLTEYEFPGDDTPIIRGSALKALEDPKGDWAGKITELMEAVDSFIPTPVRDTDKPFLMPVEDVFTITGRGTVATGRVERGQLKVGDEVEIVGLSEAPRKTIATGIEMFRKLLDFAQAGDNIGALLRGVDRKDIERGQVICKPGSIKPHTSFDASVYVLKKEEGGRHTPFFNNYRPQFYFRTTDVTGIITLPEGVEMVMPGDNVTLKVELIAPIAIEDGTRFAIREGGRTVGAGVVVGITK
- the lepB gene encoding signal peptidase I; translation: MSEPSGVTGGASRPDDKNQKSGWSNLWDWIKAILVAVVIAFLIHHFLFAQFQVDGLSMYPTLHNNERLLVDKIPYYFGPPKPGDIIVFRSPFGDDWVKRVIGIPGETLKIYDGQLYIDGKIIKEPFINGPMNPYKNFGPITVPPGDLFVMGDNRNISEDSRVIGPIPISSVIGRVDFVFWPLSHFKFIGPTQEHYLPQSP